The proteins below are encoded in one region of Bacillota bacterium:
- a CDS encoding GNAT family N-acetyltransferase: MIRFVEMEDYNAWLDIAREVEPVFGEMVTNTEFQNGIKKCISDSSAICIANDCNIEGIIAINKTENEISWLAVREESRGKGYGYQLLKKAINYLDDNKPIFVQTFSPQIKVGEMARRMYLKFGFRDFKDGGKNPAGINTVIMKLGK, encoded by the coding sequence ATGATTAGGTTTGTTGAAATGGAAGATTATAATGCTTGGTTAGATATAGCCAGAGAAGTTGAGCCGGTATTTGGTGAGATGGTTACAAATACAGAGTTTCAAAACGGTATTAAGAAATGCATATCTGACTCCTCAGCCATTTGTATTGCGAATGATTGCAATATAGAAGGAATAATAGCTATTAATAAAACTGAGAATGAAATATCTTGGTTAGCAGTAAGAGAGGAAAGCCGTGGGAAAGGGTATGGCTATCAATTACTGAAAAAGGCAATAAATTATTTGGATGATAATAAACCTATTTTCGTACAAACGTTTTCTCCTCAAATTAAAGTTGGCGAAATGGCAAGAAGGATGTATTTGAAGTTTGGTTTTAGAGACTTTAAAGACGGCGGGAAAAATCCTGCTGGTATTAATACGGTAATTATGAAATTAGGAAAATGA
- a CDS encoding alpha/beta hydrolase has product MKNVRFYGEKPYEVAVVHGGPGAPGSVAAIARVLSEDVGVIEPLQTEKTISNQLTELDEVVRTSCMMPITLVGHSWGAWLVFLYAAKHPKLVKKITLVGSSPFEMKYVKQIDKNRRNHLTEIEGEEYDLILKKMSTAHKTFNNGILERLGKLVAKSDNYYTFSIPTDEVDCLKADDKIYRSIWNEAAAMRESGELLEQSSFITCPVVAIHGDYDPHPADGVSHPLGVRLSNFTFYLLEKCGHSPWKEKYATKRFYEILREEM; this is encoded by the coding sequence GTGAAGAACGTGCGGTTTTATGGAGAAAAACCTTATGAAGTTGCGGTCGTTCATGGTGGACCTGGAGCTCCCGGTTCGGTAGCGGCTATTGCGCGTGTTCTTTCAGAGGATGTGGGTGTTATTGAACCCCTTCAGACCGAAAAAACTATTAGTAATCAACTGACTGAGCTTGACGAGGTGGTCAGAACAAGCTGTATGATGCCTATTACCCTTGTCGGCCATTCATGGGGCGCATGGCTTGTCTTTCTTTATGCGGCTAAACATCCAAAGCTAGTAAAAAAAATCACCCTGGTGGGTAGCAGCCCATTTGAAATGAAATATGTAAAGCAAATTGATAAAAACCGTCGGAATCATTTAACGGAGATTGAAGGTGAGGAGTATGATCTCATTCTCAAGAAAATGAGCACCGCACATAAAACCTTCAATAACGGAATTTTGGAAAGACTCGGGAAGCTTGTTGCTAAAAGTGACAACTATTATACATTTAGTATTCCAACAGATGAAGTTGACTGTTTAAAGGCGGACGATAAGATATATCGATCGATATGGAACGAGGCAGCAGCTATGCGTGAAAGTGGTGAACTGCTAGAGCAATCATCGTTTATCACCTGCCCGGTAGTGGCTATACACGGAGATTACGACCCCCACCCAGCCGATGGGGTAAGTCATCCGTTAGGAGTCAGGCTTTCAAACTTTACTTTTTATTTGCTTGAAAAGTGTGGCCATAGTCCGTGGAAAGAAAAATATGCTACAAAGAGATTTTATGAGATATTGAGAGAGGAAATGTAG
- a CDS encoding peptidase S8 — protein sequence MKKTLGFFLLIIIMLTGCSSSQSIQYRTQLSPDNKLDIVRKPPAADYSFIHPEKMTELPIYNPNSDQMWQVDLRSSDLTGLDLNNRLNDLLYADFDSKTKWPEKLPKGFNPHLIMELGKNPGLGLRELHKNGITGKGVGIAIIDQGLLVGHVEYKDRLKMYEEIHCGDESAAMHGPAVASIAVGKTVGVAPEADLYYIAETHGVINEQGNFEWDLSWLAKSIDRIVEINKTLPKENKMRVISISLGIGGKMDGYEKVFESIEKAKKEGIYTVYVGSDPFMGLGRDPLKIAEDITSFGKGEFWKNRNYRNDYLLVPMDSRCTASPTGEDDYVFYRKGGMSWAVPYVAALYALACQVNPDITPDIFWKEALNTSETVKVDNNSNRKLGKIVNPLKLINNIQELK from the coding sequence ATGAAGAAAACCCTCGGCTTTTTCTTACTTATTATAATAATGCTAACCGGATGCAGTTCATCCCAGTCAATACAATATAGGACTCAACTTTCACCCGATAATAAACTAGATATCGTGAGGAAGCCGCCTGCAGCAGATTATTCATTTATTCATCCAGAGAAAATGACTGAGCTGCCAATATATAACCCCAATTCAGATCAAATGTGGCAAGTTGATTTAAGAAGCAGTGACCTAACAGGACTTGATTTGAATAATAGGCTTAATGACTTGCTATATGCGGATTTTGACAGTAAGACAAAATGGCCTGAAAAGCTGCCTAAAGGTTTCAACCCCCATTTAATCATGGAGTTAGGGAAGAACCCCGGTTTAGGTTTGAGAGAGCTGCATAAAAATGGTATTACGGGGAAAGGGGTTGGAATAGCAATTATTGACCAAGGTCTTCTTGTTGGTCATGTAGAGTACAAAGACAGATTAAAAATGTATGAAGAAATACATTGTGGTGATGAATCCGCAGCGATGCATGGACCGGCCGTTGCGTCCATTGCTGTGGGGAAGACGGTTGGAGTTGCTCCTGAAGCTGACCTCTATTATATTGCGGAAACACATGGAGTTATTAATGAACAAGGAAACTTCGAATGGGATCTTTCATGGCTTGCAAAGTCTATAGACCGTATTGTTGAAATTAATAAAACATTGCCCAAAGAAAATAAAATGAGGGTTATTTCGATTTCTTTGGGGATTGGCGGGAAGATGGATGGTTATGAAAAAGTATTTGAATCTATTGAAAAGGCAAAAAAAGAAGGAATCTATACAGTATATGTAGGGAGCGATCCATTTATGGGACTTGGTCGTGACCCTTTAAAAATTGCAGAAGACATTACATCTTTTGGCAAAGGGGAGTTCTGGAAAAATAGAAATTACAGAAATGATTATCTTTTAGTGCCCATGGATTCTAGATGCACTGCCAGTCCTACAGGTGAAGATGATTATGTGTTTTACAGAAAAGGTGGTATGAGTTGGGCAGTACCTTATGTCGCGGCATTATATGCACTTGCTTGCCAAGTCAACCCAGATATTACACCTGATATCTTTTGGAAAGAAGCACTTAATACGAGCGAAACCGTGAAAGTTGACAACAATAGCAATAGGAAATTGGGGAAAATAGTTAATCCATTAAAGTTGATCAATAATATTCAAGAATTAAAGTAG
- a CDS encoding helix-turn-helix domain-containing protein, which translates to MKKKTKTDMTNIQKLVGDISESNLKHVEYYVSDNFGIFIPSVGFCEYAIMPRHTHPAYSFVLFFSEEQSVTPVKIEVLPEHYLVTAMAPGMPHEEKESDTFTRYMAIFISQDFFEKIYSIYNSKPPARYYWEQFLVGHEILTDLKKFMSEYENKLPGYQQVLRALAITVTHQVIRSILKIVNKADFIIEKLEIERTVNYMYQHFGEKLTVTALAQIAKMSESHFTRIFKKEMGQSPMGFLMRVRMDKAKKLLRSGTKNITEVSLQCGFSNASHFSSSFTKHAGISPSAYQHYYAH; encoded by the coding sequence ATGAAAAAGAAAACAAAAACAGATATGACCAATATTCAGAAATTGGTGGGAGATATAAGCGAGAGTAATCTTAAACATGTGGAATATTACGTTTCGGATAATTTTGGCATTTTTATTCCTAGTGTGGGTTTTTGTGAATATGCCATAATGCCTCGTCATACCCATCCGGCTTACTCCTTTGTTTTGTTTTTTTCCGAGGAACAGAGTGTTACTCCTGTAAAAATCGAAGTACTGCCCGAACATTATTTGGTAACAGCCATGGCCCCGGGAATGCCTCATGAAGAAAAAGAATCGGATACCTTTACCCGTTATATGGCAATATTTATTTCCCAAGACTTCTTTGAAAAAATTTATTCAATTTACAATTCCAAACCACCGGCAAGGTATTACTGGGAGCAGTTTTTGGTTGGGCATGAGATTCTGACCGATTTAAAGAAATTTATGTCTGAGTATGAGAATAAACTGCCGGGCTATCAACAGGTACTTAGGGCTCTGGCTATAACCGTCACCCACCAAGTAATACGAAGTATCCTTAAAATAGTTAATAAGGCTGATTTTATCATTGAAAAGCTGGAAATAGAGCGAACTGTTAACTATATGTACCAGCACTTCGGCGAAAAGCTGACTGTCACTGCTCTGGCTCAAATAGCTAAAATGTCTGAATCTCATTTTACCAGGATTTTTAAAAAGGAAATGGGACAGTCGCCAATGGGGTTTTTAATGCGGGTGCGTATGGACAAAGCAAAAAAGCTGCTCAGAAGCGGAACAAAAAATATTACCGAAGTGTCATTGCAATGCGGGTTCAGCAATGCCTCCCACTTTTCCTCCAGTTTTACCAAACATGCGGGGATTAGTCCCTCTGCATACCAGCATTATTATGCCCACTAA
- a CDS encoding pyridoxamine 5'-phosphate oxidase family protein, which yields MTRQDAFDLMNANPAFHLATVEGKQPRVRGMLLYKADEAGIIFHAGTMKDVFKQIMENPRVELCFNDFKKGIQLRVSGELELVEDNNMKDEISEHPTRRFLKPWKESGDLRDFYNTFAVFRLRNGIANTWTMERNFAPIDKIKL from the coding sequence ATGACCAGGCAAGATGCTTTTGATTTAATGAATGCTAATCCTGCTTTTCACTTGGCAACGGTGGAAGGTAAGCAACCCAGAGTAAGGGGTATGCTGCTATACAAAGCGGACGAAGCAGGAATTATCTTCCATGCAGGGACCATGAAGGATGTCTTTAAACAGATAATGGAAAACCCAAGGGTGGAATTGTGTTTTAACGACTTTAAAAAGGGAATTCAGCTTCGGGTAAGCGGAGAACTGGAATTGGTTGAAGACAATAACATGAAGGACGAGATCTCGGAACACCCGACACGTCGTTTCCTGAAGCCCTGGAAGGAAAGCGGTGATCTCCGGGATTTTTATAATACTTTTGCGGTTTTTCGGCTTAGAAACGGTATTGCTAATACCTGGACCATGGAACGGAACTTCGCCCCCATAGATAAAATAAAGTTATAA
- a CDS encoding prenyltransferase: MSNTKVTFNRKIKGAIQLFRPELSFAAGICVMAGEIIALGSLPSIQNLFYGFICGFFISSSALILNDYFDLEVDRINAPNRPLPAGIISTAEVIVLTIVATVIGFVASAIISIYALIVSIILWIIGVLYNWKLKETGLLGNFMVSFSVAITFILGGFIVGDPWNEIVLTFSIMAFFLDLGEEIAADAMDIEGDKKRNSKSIAIIMGRKVALSTSSILFSLVILISFMPICFGWLGISYLFMILIPDTIIILSALKLLRSRTSEEGHLCIKQIYRGALFLPLVFIISQLLF, from the coding sequence ATGAGCAATACCAAAGTAACATTTAATCGAAAGATAAAAGGAGCCATTCAATTATTTCGACCAGAACTTTCATTTGCCGCTGGAATCTGTGTCATGGCAGGTGAAATAATAGCACTTGGAAGTCTTCCTTCAATTCAAAACCTATTTTACGGTTTTATTTGTGGCTTTTTTATATCAAGCTCAGCTTTGATACTAAATGATTATTTTGACCTTGAAGTGGATAGGATAAATGCACCCAACCGTCCATTACCTGCTGGTATCATTTCAACAGCAGAAGTTATTGTATTAACTATAGTCGCTACTGTTATAGGGTTTGTAGCATCTGCTATAATAAGCATATACGCATTAATTGTCAGCATTATTTTATGGATAATTGGGGTCTTATACAATTGGAAGCTTAAAGAAACAGGTTTGCTGGGAAATTTTATGGTTAGCTTCTCAGTTGCAATAACATTTATTCTCGGTGGTTTTATAGTTGGGGATCCCTGGAATGAAATTGTTTTGACATTTAGTATTATGGCTTTCTTTTTGGATCTTGGTGAAGAAATTGCAGCAGACGCGATGGATATTGAGGGGGATAAAAAAAGAAATTCGAAATCAATTGCGATAATAATGGGTCGTAAAGTTGCTCTAAGTACTTCTAGTATTCTATTCTCTCTTGTGATTTTGATCAGTTTCATGCCAATCTGTTTTGGTTGGTTAGGAATTAGTTATTTGTTCATGATTTTAATACCCGATACTATAATCATTTTATCAGCATTGAAACTTCTAAGAAGTCGAACCTCAGAGGAAGGTCATCTTTGTATAAAGCAAATATATCGTGGTGCATTGTTCTTGCCACTTGTATTTATAATTAGCCAATTATTATTTTGA
- a CDS encoding MFS transporter, which produces MNTPDKTFEKFLIIWSGQLLSAVGSGLTAFALGVFVFQKTHSAMSFSLIILFSFLPSFILLPFGGVLADRFDRKKMMICGDAGAITGLLFILLVMLSINMESWHIYIGVAISSVFAAIRNPAYKAAVSDLVAEKFYSQASGLIQLAGSAQYLVSPIIAGFLISVFDIKLVLIIDIITFLIAAAAVFMIKKQNATPKKHEKHEFLPDMVDSFRYLLSQKGILCLVLLTSVVCFYIGLFQSLFGPMMLTLTSSKTLGIALSVMASGMLVSSLFIGIFGIRQNIVFTLSLFLALAGLFYALIGLFTTVVLIIIIGFLFFSTLPFVNASLEVLIRKNINNKGQGRIWSLVSVISQAGYIMAFGSAGFLADHVFNPLFYPDGALGQTIGHIIGTGQGRGIGFIFILSGLLVSILALTIGRAKKIRALDMKTAKPKQPILPTGQHAQPDC; this is translated from the coding sequence TTGAATACTCCGGACAAAACTTTTGAAAAATTTCTTATTATCTGGTCGGGACAGCTTCTTTCGGCTGTGGGAAGTGGACTTACAGCTTTCGCATTGGGTGTCTTTGTCTTTCAAAAGACTCATTCCGCCATGAGTTTCTCTTTAATTATTCTTTTCTCTTTTCTGCCGTCATTCATTTTACTTCCGTTTGGCGGGGTTCTTGCTGACAGATTCGATCGCAAGAAGATGATGATATGCGGGGATGCGGGTGCAATAACAGGTCTATTATTTATCCTGCTGGTTATGTTGTCCATAAATATGGAATCATGGCACATTTATATTGGGGTGGCAATTAGTTCGGTATTCGCAGCTATACGAAATCCTGCCTATAAGGCTGCAGTATCCGATTTGGTTGCAGAAAAGTTTTATTCCCAGGCCAGCGGGCTTATTCAATTGGCGGGATCGGCTCAATATCTTGTATCTCCTATTATTGCCGGGTTTCTGATAAGCGTTTTTGATATAAAACTGGTTTTAATAATTGATATCATAACTTTCCTGATTGCTGCTGCCGCAGTGTTTATGATCAAGAAGCAGAATGCAACTCCTAAAAAGCACGAAAAACATGAATTTCTCCCTGATATGGTTGATTCCTTCCGGTATCTTCTCTCCCAGAAAGGAATTTTATGTTTGGTTCTACTAACATCAGTGGTTTGCTTTTATATAGGGTTGTTTCAATCGCTGTTTGGGCCCATGATGCTGACGTTAACCAGTTCCAAGACTCTGGGCATTGCCCTTTCCGTAATGGCATCCGGAATGCTTGTAAGCAGCCTGTTTATCGGGATATTCGGAATAAGACAAAATATAGTATTCACACTTTCATTGTTTCTAGCACTTGCCGGTCTTTTTTATGCCCTTATTGGCCTATTCACTACAGTTGTGTTGATTATCATCATTGGTTTTCTCTTTTTTAGCACGCTACCGTTTGTAAATGCAAGCCTGGAGGTTCTAATCCGAAAGAATATTAACAATAAAGGACAGGGCAGGATCTGGTCCTTGGTTTCTGTCATTTCACAAGCGGGCTACATAATGGCATTTGGTTCAGCTGGTTTTTTAGCGGATCACGTGTTTAACCCGTTATTTTATCCGGATGGGGCATTGGGTCAGACTATCGGGCACATCATTGGAACAGGACAAGGAAGGGGGATAGGTTTTATATTCATCCTTTCCGGCTTACTTGTTTCAATCCTTGCTCTGACCATCGGACGGGCTAAAAAAATAAGAGCATTAGATATGAAAACTGCCAAACCTAAACAACCAATCCTTCCAACCGGCCAGCACGCCCAACCTGATTGTTAA
- a CDS encoding CPBP family intramembrane metalloprotease: MNHQIFRPNYNYKPKLYFVTTFIITYALWFAGAYVSHHDDRNGLYMLFMLPGLMAPFLLSVAMIATSKNSNLKKDYLNRLFNPGLIQLKMLPVILFVMPLSVLASIVLSLPFGGSVSQFQFAEGFSFSSGFVPVLLLLLLAASFEELGWRGYAFDSLQSRYNIFWASLVFSIFWSLWHLPLIFVNNSYQYEIFHQNIWYGVNFFVSIIPMGIIISWVCIKNRKSIIAAILFHFIINMSQEILAMSQATKCIETAVLTVVAAVIVLLNKECFFHKKHSVSRNPSYKSVCSLDYRC, translated from the coding sequence ATGAATCATCAGATTTTTAGACCGAACTACAACTATAAACCTAAATTGTATTTTGTTACGACCTTTATAATTACCTATGCCCTTTGGTTTGCAGGAGCATATGTGAGCCATCATGACGATAGAAACGGTTTGTATATGTTATTTATGCTTCCCGGTCTGATGGCCCCATTTTTGCTCTCTGTTGCGATGATTGCGACATCTAAGAATTCCAATTTAAAAAAGGATTATCTCAACCGGCTTTTCAACCCGGGGTTGATACAGCTGAAGATGCTGCCGGTAATTCTTTTCGTAATGCCGTTATCTGTTCTCGCATCTATCGTACTTTCTCTACCCTTTGGAGGTTCGGTTTCCCAGTTCCAATTTGCGGAAGGGTTTTCTTTTTCGTCAGGTTTTGTCCCGGTATTGCTCCTGCTTTTGCTTGCCGCAAGCTTTGAAGAGCTAGGTTGGCGGGGATATGCCTTTGACAGTCTGCAGAGCCGCTATAACATATTCTGGGCATCGCTTGTGTTTAGCATATTCTGGTCGCTATGGCATCTACCCCTGATTTTTGTCAATAATTCCTATCAGTACGAGATTTTTCACCAAAATATCTGGTATGGGGTTAACTTTTTTGTGAGTATCATTCCCATGGGAATAATTATTAGTTGGGTTTGTATCAAGAACAGAAAAAGTATTATTGCAGCGATTCTCTTCCACTTTATTATTAATATGTCACAGGAAATACTGGCTATGTCCCAGGCAACAAAGTGTATTGAAACCGCGGTTCTCACTGTTGTTGCCGCTGTTATTGTGTTATTAAACAAGGAATGTTTTTTCCATAAGAAGCATTCCGTATCCAGGAATCCGTCATATAAGTCAGTTTGTAGTTTGGATTATCGGTGCTGA
- a CDS encoding TetR/AcrR family transcriptional regulator: protein MKRIVKDPQERRMEILLAAEELFRNQGYVNTTVDAIIQQVGVAKGTFYYYFKSKEDILDAIVHKMVDQICEEFKKIANEPKMSAMDKMRQMLRGENQLLDSESELMENLHRPENRELHERINIEIILKISPIFAQVIEQGKNESVFDVENPMETVQFLLAGSQFLLESGLFKWNHDEQLKRIQSMQTIIERSFGAKPGSFSFI, encoded by the coding sequence ATGAAACGAATTGTTAAAGATCCGCAAGAACGGCGTATGGAGATACTGTTGGCTGCCGAAGAACTATTTAGAAATCAAGGATACGTCAACACGACGGTGGATGCTATTATCCAGCAGGTGGGGGTAGCGAAAGGGACCTTTTATTACTATTTTAAATCCAAGGAAGATATTCTGGATGCAATTGTTCACAAAATGGTAGATCAAATCTGCGAGGAATTTAAAAAAATAGCAAATGAACCGAAAATGAGCGCTATGGATAAAATGCGGCAGATGTTGAGGGGGGAAAACCAGCTTCTGGATAGTGAAAGCGAATTGATGGAAAACCTGCATCGACCCGAGAACAGGGAGCTCCACGAACGTATTAACATTGAAATTATTTTAAAGATATCCCCAATTTTTGCTCAAGTGATTGAACAAGGCAAGAATGAATCAGTCTTTGATGTGGAAAATCCCATGGAAACCGTGCAGTTCCTTCTGGCTGGATCCCAATTCCTTCTGGAATCCGGCCTCTTCAAGTGGAATCACGATGAGCAGTTGAAACGGATACAATCGATGCAGACAATTATTGAAAGGTCATTTGGCGCTAAGCCAGGTTCTTTTTCATTTATTTAA
- a CDS encoding class I SAM-dependent methyltransferase encodes MELSPRLYHWIVRPKYTTDLYINNVLRSHFKFTDKTVLDFGCGIGSSSCLFPPANYLGVDLDSKRIAYAKHLYPEYNFKVFKGNSLPVASSSLDYIVIIAVLHHIAPKEIQFYLQEFRRLLKPYGKIIVIEPCLFENSRFNNRFMRFLDKGKHIRTEKGYLDFFKGNKFKVRVIQKYRRLFYNEILFIATV; translated from the coding sequence ATGGAGCTATCCCCCAGATTATACCACTGGATTGTACGCCCTAAATATACAACAGACCTATACATTAATAATGTCCTCAGATCTCATTTTAAATTTACCGATAAAACTGTCTTGGACTTTGGCTGTGGAATTGGGTCAAGTAGTTGCTTATTTCCCCCGGCTAATTACTTGGGAGTCGATCTTGATTCTAAACGCATAGCCTACGCTAAACATTTATATCCCGAATATAATTTTAAGGTATTTAAGGGCAATTCATTGCCTGTAGCTTCCAGCTCCTTAGATTACATTGTTATAATAGCGGTTTTACACCATATCGCACCTAAAGAAATACAATTCTACCTTCAGGAATTCCGACGTCTATTAAAACCTTATGGTAAAATCATCGTGATTGAACCTTGCCTTTTTGAAAACTCCCGTTTCAATAATAGGTTTATGAGATTTTTAGATAAGGGTAAACACATCAGAACTGAAAAGGGGTACTTAGATTTCTTTAAAGGTAATAAATTTAAGGTTAGAGTTATTCAAAAATACAGGAGATTGTTCTATAATGAAATCCTTTTTATAGCTACTGTTTGA
- a CDS encoding DUF1657 domain-containing protein translates to MTVGTKMHQTLASLEGAAANIKTFALDTQDKTAKDMFTNLSQQLDGINQQLRGRLNYIEEQEPQYKMQ, encoded by the coding sequence ATGACGGTTGGAACTAAAATGCATCAAACACTGGCCAGCCTTGAAGGGGCGGCGGCAAATATTAAAACATTTGCTCTGGATACCCAGGACAAAACGGCGAAAGATATGTTTACAAATTTAAGCCAACAGCTTGATGGTATTAATCAGCAGTTGCGGGGCCGGCTGAATTACATTGAAGAACAGGAACCTCAATATAAAATGCAGTGA
- the spoVAC gene encoding stage V sporulation protein AC, with protein MSRDPKKKPLTVDQKRYTELVDNLTPRPAYLRNGALAFAFGGMVAVAGQLITDFYRLTFRMSSTEAGNPAVATMILIGALLTGFGVFDKLARYGGAGLSVPVTGFANSVVSSALEFKREGLVFGVGSKMFILAGSVITFGVVTAFIIGLIYAIFNL; from the coding sequence ATGTCACGTGATCCAAAGAAAAAACCATTAACGGTCGACCAAAAAAGGTATACAGAACTGGTGGATAACCTTACGCCCAGGCCGGCATATTTAAGAAACGGAGCATTAGCCTTTGCTTTTGGAGGTATGGTGGCGGTTGCCGGGCAGTTGATCACAGATTTCTATAGGTTGACCTTTAGAATGTCTAGCACGGAAGCCGGTAATCCTGCCGTAGCCACCATGATATTAATAGGGGCATTACTTACCGGATTTGGGGTTTTTGATAAACTGGCCCGCTATGGCGGAGCTGGTTTATCTGTACCAGTTACCGGCTTTGCCAATTCGGTCGTATCTTCTGCCCTAGAATTTAAACGCGAAGGGCTGGTGTTTGGAGTAGGCAGTAAAATGTTTATCCTTGCGGGCTCTGTAATTACTTTTGGCGTAGTAACAGCATTTATTATCGGACTGATATACGCAATTTTTAATCTATAG
- the spoVAD gene encoding stage V sporulation protein AD, which translates to MATKLGKQTFKPDTPPYLISTGTVAGPFEGQGPLRDYFDHIYTDTLAGERSFESAEKEMMTNACFTCLNKANKTPQEVDVFLAGDILNQTITSGFSALELAIPYMGIFGACSTSALGLAFATMLVDGNYAKLVLASASSHNSSAERNYRYPTEYGATRKPTTQWTVTGAGAALVAKKGTGPRITHLTIGKVQDLGIKDPMNLGAAMAPAAAATMVQHFADTGRGPDYYDLVVTGDLGKFGHELAIRSCVTKGGFDLTKNYEDCGVMLYDTEKQDVHSGGSGCASSALVTYGYLYQKLLSGELKKILLVATGALHSVTSFQQGANIPSIAHAVSLEME; encoded by the coding sequence TTGGCAACTAAGCTGGGGAAACAAACATTCAAGCCGGATACCCCTCCTTATCTTATCAGCACCGGCACAGTTGCCGGTCCTTTTGAGGGACAGGGGCCCCTGAGAGATTATTTTGACCACATTTATACAGATACATTGGCAGGTGAGCGCAGTTTCGAAAGTGCCGAGAAAGAAATGATGACCAATGCTTGTTTTACCTGCCTAAATAAAGCAAATAAAACCCCGCAAGAAGTTGATGTATTTTTAGCGGGAGATATTTTAAACCAAACTATTACCTCGGGCTTTTCCGCTTTAGAATTGGCCATTCCTTACATGGGGATTTTTGGGGCTTGCTCTACATCTGCTCTGGGATTGGCTTTTGCCACCATGTTAGTGGACGGTAATTACGCTAAGTTAGTCCTGGCATCTGCGTCCAGCCATAATTCCAGTGCGGAAAGAAATTATAGGTATCCCACTGAGTACGGGGCAACAAGGAAACCTACTACCCAGTGGACTGTTACCGGTGCGGGGGCGGCACTGGTAGCCAAGAAAGGCACCGGCCCCAGGATAACACACTTAACCATCGGTAAGGTACAGGATCTGGGTATAAAGGACCCCATGAATCTGGGCGCCGCCATGGCTCCTGCTGCTGCCGCAACTATGGTGCAGCATTTTGCCGATACCGGACGCGGCCCTGACTACTATGACCTGGTGGTTACCGGTGACTTAGGTAAATTCGGCCATGAGCTGGCCATAAGATCCTGTGTAACCAAAGGCGGTTTTGACCTGACCAAAAACTATGAAGATTGCGGGGTAATGCTATATGACACCGAAAAACAGGATGTTCATTCCGGTGGTAGCGGCTGTGCCTCATCAGCGCTGGTAACCTACGGTTATCTTTACCAAAAGTTACTGTCCGGGGAATTAAAAAAGATACTATTAGTGGCTACCGGAGCCTTACACAGCGTGACTTCTTTTCAGCAGGGGGCTAATATCCCATCCATTGCTCATGCTGTAAGCCTTGAAATGGAATAG
- the spoVAE gene encoding stage V sporulation protein AE — MAFIIGGAICLAAQFILDFTNFTPGHVLSGLVVIGGVLGGLGLYDKLIEFAGAGATMPISSFGNSLVQGAISEAERSGVIGVLTGMFELTSTGITAAIIFGFFAALVFNPEG; from the coding sequence ATGGCCTTTATTATCGGCGGGGCCATATGTTTAGCTGCACAATTTATTTTAGACTTTACTAATTTTACGCCGGGACATGTGCTTTCCGGTCTGGTTGTAATCGGAGGAGTTTTGGGTGGACTGGGCCTTTATGACAAATTAATCGAATTTGCCGGAGCAGGTGCTACCATGCCTATATCAAGTTTTGGCAACTCTCTGGTCCAAGGTGCTATTTCCGAGGCGGAAAGGAGCGGGGTAATAGGGGTTTTAACAGGTATGTTTGAATTAACCAGCACCGGTATTACGGCGGCGATTATATTTGGTTTTTTTGCCGCTCTGGTATTTAATCCGGAAGGATAA
- a CDS encoding DUF1657 domain-containing protein, with amino-acid sequence MTVQSDLQKSVAQAESLKGSYDTFATSTLDNAAMKMFQEMSQDMQRHIDSLNARLSYIEKNNPMYQQQQQAKP; translated from the coding sequence ATGACTGTTCAAAGTGATCTACAGAAATCTGTGGCCCAGGCCGAATCTTTAAAGGGATCTTATGATACTTTTGCAACCAGTACTTTGGATAACGCCGCTATGAAAATGTTTCAGGAAATGTCACAGGATATGCAAAGGCATATTGATTCACTGAATGCTCGTTTAAGTTATATTGAAAAAAACAATCCCATGTACCAGCAGCAACAACAAGCAAAGCCATGA